The window CCGGGTGCAGCCACAGCACACCGGCACTGTCGGTGCCGATGACGTCGGTGTACGCGTCCCGGTTGAACTTGCCGGTGACCAGGTTGGTCAGGTCGGACGGCTGCGGCACGTAGATCCGGCCGCCGGGCTGGATCCGGGTCGCCCAGCCGGCGGCCGCGGTGCGCGGGTGCAGCCAGGTCCGGCCGGTCGTCGCGTCGACACCGATCAGGCCCTGCAGGCCGGTGTCGTCGACGGTGCCCTTGATGAGGTTGGCGGCGTAGTTCCAGCCGGTTCCGGCACCGGCGTCGACACCGGGCCCGAACTGGGTACCGGCGGCGGTGCCCGGGTAGATGTTCATCGCGCCCGTCGACGTGACGACGGTCAGCAGATCGTCGTAGTCGTCGTTGTTGAACCTACCCACCTGGACCTGCTTGCAGCAGCCCCAACCGGTGCCGTAGACGACCCCGGCACTGAAGCTGCCACCGGCGGCGTTGCCCTTGTACAGCAGCAACTGCTGGGTGGAGGACTTCACCACGAGCAGATCGTCGTACTGGTCACGGTCGACCTTGCCGATCGCCACGTCCCGCAGATCCGTCGACCAACCCGAACCGATCTGCACCCGGGTGCCGAACACCCCACCGGCGGCGGTACCCGGGTAGAGCCACTGGATGTTCGTCGACGTCTCGATCACGACCAGGTCGTCGTACGCGTCCCGGTTGACCTTGCCGACCACGAACTCGCGCATCCCGGCCCAACCGGTACCGATGCGGACGCGGTCGCCGTACACGTTGCGGGTCCTGGTCCCCGGGTGCAGCCAGAGGTTGCCCGACGCGTCGGCGCCGATCAGGTCCTCGATGCCGTCCCGGTTGAACTCGCCGGTGACCTGCTCGCGCAGCCCGTCGGGCACGGTCGCGACGCCGGCCCGGATCCAATCGGCGAGATCATCGGTACGGGCCTCGAAAGCGCCCTCCCGGGTCTCGCTCTCCCCGATGCACCCGTTCTGCCAGGACGTGTCGCTGATCCCGACCAGTTGCACCCCGCCCGAGGTCTCCCGGAACGCCGGCCCGCCCGCGTCGCCCTTGCACAGGGTCGCGCCGCTGCCGACACCGCTGACCGCGAACGAGTCGGCGGCCACCGCCCCGACCGTGAAGTCACCGGCGTGCATCCGGGTCGGCAGCCAGACGTTGCGGGTCCGGCCGTAGCCGGCGATGCGCAGCGTCTCGCCCTCGACCGGCGCGCCGCCGTCCAGCGCCACCGGCGTGATGTTCTTGACCGGCGCGGACAGCTCGGCGAGGACGATGTTGCGGCCGGCGTGCGGTGTCAGCGAGACCACCGACAGCCGGTGCCCGCTCACCGTCTCCAGATCGGCGCGACCGAGAACGACAGTGGTCGGCCGGGTCGGTGCACCGGCCGTGACGGCGGTCGTGCCGTCGGCGAAGCACGACTTCGCCGTGACGATCCATCGGGCGTGCACCAGTGCGCCGGTACAGGTGCCGACGTCGCCGAAACTCACCTTGGCGACGAACGGCAGCGAGCCGTCCGGCACCTCCTGCGCGCCGGCCACCGCCAACGCCGTACCTCCGCTGAGGAGGCCTCCGGTGAGGCCCGCCACCAAGGCGGCGGAACCCCATGAACGTATACGTCTGCGCATCTCACTCCCCGTGTCTTCACTGACATGCCGCAGCCGAAACCGGTGACCATCGACCGGCGTCGACCGAATGATAGTGAAGAACCTCGATCGAGAGGGGGGCGGCGAGCAGGGCCCACCGGACCGACCGAGCCGTCCCGGGCGCTCGGCCGACCGGCCTGAACAGGCAGCCGTCCGCCCGCCGACGACAGTCGGCCCAGCCGGAGAAATTAAGTGATAGCGGTCACATTGTCACGTGTCATTCCATGATGGAACCCTCGGTGATCCGCTGCGGGCCGGCCCAGGAGCCGCCCTCGTTGATCCAGGCGTCCACCGAGCCGATCCGGTTCACCCGCAGGTAGTCGGCTCGCGCATCACCGCCGGCCCGGGCGAACCGCACCTGACCCGGGTCGGTCGTGGTACCCGAGGCGACCTGCCCCAGCGACGACCAGCCGCCGTGCCCGTCACCGCCTCGGTTCAGCCAAGCCTGCACCGCTCCGCTCGCGGTGAGCAGCAGATAGTCCGCCTTGGCGTCGCCGTCGAAGTCGGCCAGCCGGACCCGGCCGGCGTCGGTGGTCACGCCGACCGCGACCTTGCCGAGGTTCGACCAGCCGCCGTAGCCGTCGCCGCCCCGGTTCAGGTACACGGTCACCGCGCCGGTCGTACTGAACAGCAGATAATCCGCCCTCCGGTCACCGTCGAAGTCGGCGATCCGCACCCGGCTGCGGTCCGCCGTCAGACCGAGCGCGACCTCACCGAGACCGGTCCAGGTGCCGTCCCCACGGTTGAGCCAGACCTGCACCGGTCCGCCGTCGACGAGCAGCCAGTAGTCGTCACGCCCGTCACCGTCGAAGTCGGCCCACCGCACTCTGCTCGTGATCTCCGACGCACTACCGGCCGGCGCGGGTGAGGACGTCACCCCACCGTCGGCGACGACCCGCTCCAGCGCAACGCGGAACGTCTCGCCCATCACGGCGTAACCGGCGTCCGCCGGGTGCAGTTCATCAGCCATCTGACCGGAGGTGACGGCGAAATTCACGTACCGGATCCGGTCCCCGTTCGCCGCGAGGTCGGCGACGATCCGACGGGCCGCGGCGTTGTATCCGGCGACGGCGTCGGCAAGCCTCGGCGAGGTGGCGAGGAGACCGCCGAGCACGACCGTGACGCCTGGCCGGTCGGCGAAGATCCGGGAGACCAGGGCCGCGAGGCGGTCCGGCGCGTGCTCCTTGTCGTCACTCCGGTCCAGGTCGTTGATGCCGATGTGCAGGAGTACGACATCGGGTGCGGCCGTGGCCATCCAGTTGTCGATCTGCCCGGAGATCCCGTCGATCAGGTAGCTGCTGTGGCCCTCGTGCCTCGGATCCGGAACCGGACCACTGCGCTGCGTACCGACGAATTCCATCGTGAACGCCGACTGGCCGCGAATCGCATTCCACAGTGGAAGCCGATAACCGCCACCGGAGCCGCCGACACCGACCGTGATCGAGTCGCCGAGCGGAAGCACCCGCAGGTGTGGCACGTCCGCGGCGCGGGCCGGGCCGGGCGCTAGGAGAACCGGACTGACGAGGGAGAACAGGCTGAACAGCGCCAGACCCAATCGGGAGATCTTCACGGCGCTCATTAGAACTGCGAGATAGACCGCGCCGCGACCCCACTTCGATCGACGCTGAGCGTTCACCGGGATGCGTATTGTCACGACGCCGCAGTCGGCGCATGATGCTTCGGGGGCATCGAAGATCGTGAAAGTTCATCACGGGGAACGGATCTTTACATGCGAAACCGATCACGCCCGTTGCGGCGTGCGTCAATGCTGTCCGGAATCGTCCTGGCGGTGGCGCTGTCCGGAAACACGCCGGCGACAGCGATCACCGGGGGAACCGATGTGACAACGGGAACACTGCCGTTCGTGGCCCGCCTGGATCTGGGCACCACCGAGCGCTCCTGCACCGGAGTCCTGGTGCATCCACAGGTCGTACTCACCGCCGCGGTCTGCTTCGCGGGCCCGGGCGGCACCACCACCACCGGCACGCCGCCCCTGGCCACGAAGGTCACCGTGGGCGGTGCCGTCAGCACGGTGTCGCGGATCGTGGCGCATCCCACCAAGAACCTCGTGCTGGCCCGCCTGGACAGCACGATCACCACGGTCGCTCCGGTACCGATCGCGTCGACCGCCCCGGCCGCGGGTGACCTGCTCACCCTGGCCGGCTTCGGGCGTACCGGAACCGAATGGATCCCGGGCAGGCTGAAGGCGGCCGAATTCACCGTGCGGGCGGCCGGGACGGCGACGTTCGACGTCGCGCCGAGCGGCACGTCCGGGGCGGGCGTCTGCCGGGGCGATTCCGGCGGTCCCGCGCTGAAGTCGAGCAACGGCACCTACCAACTGGTGGGCCTGCACCACTCGTCCAACCAGGCCGGCTGTGTCGGTGAGCCGTCCGGCACGCCCGCCGCGACCGAGACCCGGATCGACACCGAGCGGACCTGGGTCACCGACAACCTGCCCGGCTTCGCCAGCGGTCTGGAAACGGCCGACGTCCGGCCGAACTGGCAGAACACGGTCGGCCCGGCCGGATCGGCCAACATCATCGGCGCCTGCTGCTCGCTGACCGCACCCGAGCTCGGCGTCCGCCCGGAGAACCCGCACAGCGGCTCGAACACGCTGATGTACTCCGGCAAGGACAACAGCGCGACCCTGTCGTACGCCTATCTCAAGGCCTTCGGTCTGCGGAACACCAAGCTCCGCGCCGGATCGGTGCTGTCGTACTGGATCTACCCGCAGAGCAGCACCACCAGCTCGGCGGTCAGTGGTTCGAACAGCACGTGCGTGGCGGTCGACCTGGCCTTCGTCGACGGGTCCAACCTGCGCGACAGCGGCGCCCTCGACCAGCGCGGCAACAGCATCCACCCGGGTGGGCAGTGCGGCAAGCTCACCCTGGACACCTGGAACCAGGTGATCGTCCCGATCGGCACGCTCCGCGCCGGTCGGCAGATCGACACCCTCTCCATCGGGTACGACCAGGCCGTCAACACCGGCGGCTACCGCGGTTACGTCGACGACATCCGGATCACCGACGTCCTGGAGTCGCCCCAGTTCGCCTCCGGGCTGGAAACCGGTGAGACCGCTCCGACGTGGACGAACACGGTCTCGGCCAAGCTGCCGGGCGCCGGCGGTGGGCTGGCCGAGGTCGGCGGCCTGTGCTGCGCGGTCACCATTCCGGAACTCGGTTCCCGCGCCGAGCAGGCGGCCACCGGGACGAACGCGCTGATGTACTCCGGTAGGGACAACAGCACCAGCACGTCGTACGCCTACCTGAAGGCCTTCCAGCTGAACGAGGTGTACATCAAGCCCACCACCAAGCTGACCTACCGGATCTTCCCGCAGAGTACGGCCACGAACAGCGCCGTCAGCGGCTCCAACAGCACCTGCGTCTCGGTCGACCTGCTGTTCGTCGACCAGTGGGACGCCAAGAAGACGAACATGCGCGACACCACGGAGGCCCTGGACCAGAAGGGCGACCGCGCGCACCCGACGCACCAGTGCGGCAAGCTCACCATGGACGCCTGGAACGAGGTGACCATCTCGCTGGGCGCGGTGAACGGTAAGCAGATCACCGAGTTGGACGTCGGGTACGACCAGGCGCTCAACTCCGGCGGATATCGCGGCTACATCGACGACATCCGCATCACCGAATAGGTCGGGAAATCGGCCGGGGCCGACCGAGAGGCCCCGGCCGATTCACACCCGGACGCAACTGGCGCCGAGGTCCGCGAATGACACCTCCTCGGGAGCTCCGGGAGCGACCCGGCACAGGCCGAACCGGAAACCGTAGGTCCCGAACAGCGACAGGAACGTGTGCGACTCGACCGGCAGAACGCCCTCACCGCACTGGCGAGCCGAGTTGAAACCCCGTCCGAGCAGATCAGCGGGGACGTAATAGCGCAGGTAGTAGCACTGCCCATCGGATTCGGCGACCGAGATGGCGCCGACGACGTCGGCATATCGCCCGGCGGTCACCGACCGGTATTCGAGCGTCCCGGTAGCACTGGCCGCCCCGTTGACGACACTCCAGGAAACCGGTGCCGCCTGCGCGGGACCGGAAACGGCGGCGGACAGCAGAATCGCCGAGGCGACGGCGGCGATCCGGGCATTCCACATGCGATTCACGAGCGTTTCCTCTCGGTCTGAACGACTGGAACACGACCGTATCGAGATATCCACGCCCGAGAATGCGCTTATCGAAGACTCGAATGACGGCGGCCCGCGTCACCGGGTGGTGACGCGGGCCGCGGTGCGTGCGACGTCAGCTGGTCTCGCCGGCCACGCTGAACGAGGCGAGCCGGTTCACCGCGCCCAGCGTGCCGAGCACGATGAAGATCGCGCTCATCACGACGGCCGTGGTCAGGCCGATCGTCGACTGGAGGATCGCCGAGGGGGCGATCTTGTCGGCGATGGTGATCACGTACTGACCGATGGCCAGGTTCTTGGTGCCGCTGACGAAGTTTCCGAGCAGGCCCTCCCAGACCAGGATGTAGACCAGGCCGACCAGCACCGGGCGCCGGCTGAGCAGGCTGAACAGCAGGAACAGCGCGGAGTAGGCGAACGCGCCGACCACGCTGGCGACGGCCAGGGCGACACCGAGCTTGGCCGAGCCGGCCAGCACGCCGGTGACGAAGAGCGGCACGGCCGCGACCACGGCGGTGACCGAGGCGGCCACCGCGTACTTGGCCAGGATGATCTCGTAACGGGGCAGCGGCTTGGTCAGGATGTGCACGATCGTGCCGTCGTCGACCTCGGAGCCGAGGACACCGGTACCGACGATCAGGGCCACCACCGGCAGGACCACGACCAGGCCCAGACCCACGATGACCGCCTGGCCCCACATGTCGGGCGACACACCCCACGCCCGGCAGATCGCGGCCAGGCCGATCAGCAGCACGGGCAGCGGCAGGAGCAGCAGGGCTCGCCGGCGGCCGAAGAGGCCGCGCGCGGTGATGAAAGCAACCGTGGACATCAGCCCTCCAGCAGGTAGGAGAAGACGCTCTCCAGGGACTCGTCGGACGGCACCACCTGGCGCAGCCGGATGCCCTGGTCGAGCGCGATACGGGGCAGCGCGCGGGTGAAGCTGCCGTAGTCGGAGGCCCGCACGGTGAGGCCGGTGGCCTCGACCTCGATGCCGGCGACCGACTTCTCGGCGATCAGCGCGACGGCCAGCCGGCGGTCGTCGGAGCTGCGCACGGCGAACATGTGCGGCCGGTTCGTCATCAGGCGGCGGATCTTGCGATAGTCGCCGGAGGCGGCGAGCCGGCCCGCCACGATCACCTGGACCAGCCCGGCGACCTGCTCGACCTCCTCCAGGATGTGCGAGCTGAACAGGATGGTGTGGCCGTTGTCGCCGAGGCGGTGCAGCAGCTCCATCATGTGCATCCGCTGGCGCGGGTCCATGCCGTTGAACGGCTCGTCGAGCAGCAGCACCCGCGGCTCGTGGACGAGCGCGGCGGCGACCCGGGTGCGCTGGCGCATGCCTTTGGAGAACGTCTCGATGCGGCGCTCGGCGGCACCTGTCATCTCGACCAGCTCCAGCGCGCGCTGAGCGGCGCCGGCCGGGTCGGGCAGCTTCTGCATCTTGGCGCAGGCGGTCACGAACTGGCGGGCGGTGAGGAAGCCGTGCACCGACTCCCGCTCGGTGACCAGACCGAGGTCGCGGTAGATCGACGGGTTGCGCCAGGTGGGCTTGCCGTCGATGGTCACGGTGCCCCGGGAGGGTGACAGGAAGCCGGCCATCATGTGCAGCACGGTGGTCTTGCCGGCGCCGTTCGGGCCGAGCAGGCCGGTGACGCCGGGGTTCAGCGACATGGAGATGTCGTTGACCGCGACCACGTTGCCGTACCACCGGGAGACGGTGGACAGCTCGACCACACCCGTGGTGGTCGGAGTCTCGGCCGGGAGCGTCTGGGTGGTCACAGCGAGGCCACCTTCCGGTAGCGGGCCAGCAGGATGAGGAGGCAGGCGGCGATCAGGCAGACCGCCTCGATGCCGTAGATCGGACCGAACCGGCCCAGCTCCATGCCGAACTCGCCGCCCATCCAGTCGCCGACGCCGGCCAGCAGGGTCATCGGGCTGCCCAGGAAGGCCAACTGGTTGGCGGTGGTGGAGGGCAGGGAGCTGAGCACGCCGACGATCGGGGTGGTCACCAGGAAGACCGCCACGATGCCGCCGGCGGCGAACGCCTGCTTACCGGTGAAGGAGGCGACCAGCAGGCCGATGGCGGCGAACATCAGTGCCCAGAGCAGGCTGTAACCCCAGCCCGGCAGCAGGTCGCCGATCTCGTTGAAGACGCCCTTGACGCCCTCCTTGGTGGTGAACGCCGCGCCCAGGAACATGATGAACTGGGGCACGCCGAGCAGCAGCCAGATCGCGCTGACCATGGCGGCGAACTTGGCCGACACGTAGTCGGCGGCGCGCAGCGGTCGGCTGAAGTACAGCGGCAGGGTGCCGGCTCGCAGATCGCGGGAGACCAGCTGGGGCGCCACGATCGCGGTGAAGAAGATGATCAGGAAGCTCATCTGGCCGGCGAACTCGAGGTAGCTGAGCACCGATTCGCCGGCGATCGAGCGGATCGCGGCCACGATCACCGCGACCAGCAGCATGATGCCGAAGACCAGCCAGGGGAAGATCTTCGCCTTGGCGGAGCGGCCCAGACCGTACGCCGCGCGCAGCCCGTGCACATAGAGCGCCTGCTGCATCGCGAACCGGCCCAGTCGCGGGCCGTCGTAACGCTGGTATCCGATGTCATGGATGACGCCGGCCTCAGACATCGGCCGTCTCCTTCGTGGTGAAGAGCTCGGCGACGCGGTGCCGACGCTGGTCTAGGCGGTGCAGGTTGAGGTCGAGGTCGGTGACGGCGTGCAGGATCCGGTCGTACGCCTCGTCCGACTCCAGCGGCACGAGCAGCAGCCGACCCTCACGGGTGACCGCCAGGCCGCGCTCGGCGAGAGCGGTGGCCAACTCGTCCGTACCGTCGGCGACCTCGACCGCCAGGATGTCGGACGCCTCGGTCATCGAGGAGATCCGGTCGGCGCGCAGCAGCCGGCCGCCCTCGATCGCGATCAGCGAGTCACAGATCCGCTCGACCTCGCCGAGCAGGTGCGAGCAGACGACCACGGAGATGCCGAACTCGTTGCCGATCCGGTGGACCAGGTTGAGCATCGCGTCGCGGCCGGCCGGGTCCAGGCCGTTCGTCGGCTCGTCGAGCAGCAGCAGGTCGGGGTCGTGCACGAGGGCCTGGGCCAGCTTGACCCGCTGCTTCATGCCGGTCGAGTAGCCACCGATCTGCCGGTAGCGCTCCTCGTAGAGGCCGACGTGCCGCAGCGCCTCGGAGGCGCGCTCGCGGGCGGTGGTCTTCGGCAGCCCGCTCATCCGGCCCAGATGGGTCACGAACTCGGCGGCCGAGACGTCCGGCGGCAGGCAGTCGTTCTCCGGCATGTAGCCGACGCGGGCGCGGACCTGGTCGGTCTGCGTGACCGGGTCGAGGTTGAAGACCCGGACGCTGCCGCTGCTGGGCGGCAGCAATCCGAGCATGATCTTGATGAAGGTGCTCTTGCCGGCGCCGTTGGCGCCGACCAGTCCGATGACGCCGGCATCGACGGCGACGGTCAGGTCCGCGAGGGCGGTCACCCCGCCGCCGTACGTCTTGGTCAGCCCGTCCGTAACGATGATGGTCACGGGCTCAGCCTAGAAACCCGCCGCACGGATATGGATCCGGAAAACCCCTGAGGGGCACTCAGGGTTTCTCAGCGCGCTCTCAGCTTAGCGAGACTTGGAAAACTGGAAGCCGGCCGAGACGACGGTACTCGCGCAGCGCGTCGGGTGTGCTGTCCACCGACGAGTCCTGGCCCTTGTGGTTCGAAGGGGTCTCGAAGTGCACCATCGCCTTGATCTTCGGGAACCGGCTGATCTGTTCGCCGACCTCACGGTAGAACTCGGCCATGTGGTCCGGGTTGCGCTTGGAGAACCAGACACCCCACTCGGCCACCATGAGCGGCTTGCCGGGGTGCCGACGGGTCACCCA of the Actinoplanes sichuanensis genome contains:
- a CDS encoding ABC transporter ATP-binding protein, whose translation is MTTQTLPAETPTTTGVVELSTVSRWYGNVVAVNDISMSLNPGVTGLLGPNGAGKTTVLHMMAGFLSPSRGTVTIDGKPTWRNPSIYRDLGLVTERESVHGFLTARQFVTACAKMQKLPDPAGAAQRALELVEMTGAAERRIETFSKGMRQRTRVAAALVHEPRVLLLDEPFNGMDPRQRMHMMELLHRLGDNGHTILFSSHILEEVEQVAGLVQVIVAGRLAASGDYRKIRRLMTNRPHMFAVRSSDDRRLAVALIAEKSVAGIEVEATGLTVRASDYGSFTRALPRIALDQGIRLRQVVPSDESLESVFSYLLEG
- a CDS encoding ABC transporter ATP-binding protein — its product is MTIIVTDGLTKTYGGGVTALADLTVAVDAGVIGLVGANGAGKSTFIKIMLGLLPPSSGSVRVFNLDPVTQTDQVRARVGYMPENDCLPPDVSAAEFVTHLGRMSGLPKTTARERASEALRHVGLYEERYRQIGGYSTGMKQRVKLAQALVHDPDLLLLDEPTNGLDPAGRDAMLNLVHRIGNEFGISVVVCSHLLGEVERICDSLIAIEGGRLLRADRISSMTEASDILAVEVADGTDELATALAERGLAVTREGRLLLVPLESDEAYDRILHAVTDLDLNLHRLDQRRHRVAELFTTKETADV
- a CDS encoding ABC transporter permease, which gives rise to MSTVAFITARGLFGRRRALLLLPLPVLLIGLAAICRAWGVSPDMWGQAVIVGLGLVVVLPVVALIVGTGVLGSEVDDGTIVHILTKPLPRYEIILAKYAVAASVTAVVAAVPLFVTGVLAGSAKLGVALAVASVVGAFAYSALFLLFSLLSRRPVLVGLVYILVWEGLLGNFVSGTKNLAIGQYVITIADKIAPSAILQSTIGLTTAVVMSAIFIVLGTLGAVNRLASFSVAGETS
- a CDS encoding ABC transporter permease, translating into MSEAGVIHDIGYQRYDGPRLGRFAMQQALYVHGLRAAYGLGRSAKAKIFPWLVFGIMLLVAVIVAAIRSIAGESVLSYLEFAGQMSFLIIFFTAIVAPQLVSRDLRAGTLPLYFSRPLRAADYVSAKFAAMVSAIWLLLGVPQFIMFLGAAFTTKEGVKGVFNEIGDLLPGWGYSLLWALMFAAIGLLVASFTGKQAFAAGGIVAVFLVTTPIVGVLSSLPSTTANQLAFLGSPMTLLAGVGDWMGGEFGMELGRFGPIYGIEAVCLIAACLLILLARYRKVASL
- a CDS encoding FG-GAP-like repeat-containing protein, with amino-acid sequence MKISRLGLALFSLFSLVSPVLLAPGPARAADVPHLRVLPLGDSITVGVGGSGGGYRLPLWNAIRGQSAFTMEFVGTQRSGPVPDPRHEGHSSYLIDGISGQIDNWMATAAPDVVLLHIGINDLDRSDDKEHAPDRLAALVSRIFADRPGVTVVLGGLLATSPRLADAVAGYNAAARRIVADLAANGDRIRYVNFAVTSGQMADELHPADAGYAVMGETFRVALERVVADGGVTSSPAPAGSASEITSRVRWADFDGDGRDDYWLLVDGGPVQVWLNRGDGTWTGLGEVALGLTADRSRVRIADFDGDRRADYLLFSTTGAVTVYLNRGGDGYGGWSNLGKVAVGVTTDAGRVRLADFDGDAKADYLLLTASGAVQAWLNRGGDGHGGWSSLGQVASGTTTDPGQVRFARAGGDARADYLRVNRIGSVDAWINEGGSWAGPQRITEGSIME
- a CDS encoding S1 family peptidase, with product MRNRSRPLRRASMLSGIVLAVALSGNTPATAITGGTDVTTGTLPFVARLDLGTTERSCTGVLVHPQVVLTAAVCFAGPGGTTTTGTPPLATKVTVGGAVSTVSRIVAHPTKNLVLARLDSTITTVAPVPIASTAPAAGDLLTLAGFGRTGTEWIPGRLKAAEFTVRAAGTATFDVAPSGTSGAGVCRGDSGGPALKSSNGTYQLVGLHHSSNQAGCVGEPSGTPAATETRIDTERTWVTDNLPGFASGLETADVRPNWQNTVGPAGSANIIGACCSLTAPELGVRPENPHSGSNTLMYSGKDNSATLSYAYLKAFGLRNTKLRAGSVLSYWIYPQSSTTSSAVSGSNSTCVAVDLAFVDGSNLRDSGALDQRGNSIHPGGQCGKLTLDTWNQVIVPIGTLRAGRQIDTLSIGYDQAVNTGGYRGYVDDIRITDVLESPQFASGLETGETAPTWTNTVSAKLPGAGGGLAEVGGLCCAVTIPELGSRAEQAATGTNALMYSGRDNSTSTSYAYLKAFQLNEVYIKPTTKLTYRIFPQSTATNSAVSGSNSTCVSVDLLFVDQWDAKKTNMRDTTEALDQKGDRAHPTHQCGKLTMDAWNEVTISLGAVNGKQITELDVGYDQALNSGGYRGYIDDIRITE
- a CDS encoding S1 family peptidase, whose amino-acid sequence is MAGAQEVPDGSLPFVAKVSFGDVGTCTGALVHARWIVTAKSCFADGTTAVTAGAPTRPTTVVLGRADLETVSGHRLSVVSLTPHAGRNIVLAELSAPVKNITPVALDGGAPVEGETLRIAGYGRTRNVWLPTRMHAGDFTVGAVAADSFAVSGVGSGATLCKGDAGGPAFRETSGGVQLVGISDTSWQNGCIGESETREGAFEARTDDLADWIRAGVATVPDGLREQVTGEFNRDGIEDLIGADASGNLWLHPGTRTRNVYGDRVRIGTGWAGMREFVVGKVNRDAYDDLVVIETSTNIQWLYPGTAAGGVFGTRVQIGSGWSTDLRDVAIGKVDRDQYDDLLVVKSSTQQLLLYKGNAAGGSFSAGVVYGTGWGCCKQVQVGRFNNDDYDDLLTVVTSTGAMNIYPGTAAGTQFGPGVDAGAGTGWNYAANLIKGTVDDTGLQGLIGVDATTGRTWLHPRTAAAGWATRIQPGGRIYVPQPSDLTNLVTGKFNRDAYTDVIGTDSAGVLWLHPGTTADTFGPRVQIGTGWNAMREFAAGKVNRDAYDDLVVIETSTNIQWLYPGTAAGGVFGTRVQIGSGWSTDLRDVAIGKVDRDQYDDLLVVKSSTQQLLLYKGNATGGSFSAGVVYGTGWGCCKEVTLGSVNNDDYDDLLTVVTSTGIVNLYPGTAAGTQFGPGADAGAGTGWAGRSNVTPIVLGQETRAGILAKDSTGALLFFTVRDHKAIDWSDPIRFGPRD